In Thermofilaceae archaeon, a genomic segment contains:
- a CDS encoding DNA polymerase domain-containing protein: protein MAGAARFLLEVEVSGDRAKLWFKDFDGGVEVEGAEFKPYFLAMMDLDSSLAQTLLEAGFELERVSRKLFPSGEAELTRVEHSSVRALAKARLLLEQSGITLYDVDVRSEQKLLASRRLLALTPQLEDCEARFEPLPLTVLSLKVRESTAGLKVLAGLEGRVRRLKGGDARVAKGLAELVESFDPDVISSNVSVGELAGIASRLLRAWEGFKLGRGSLMGGRILVSEGVLEQVGLEGLEERCWFSGLPPTLAAGTSYGLLVEARQTYLLLSRGYAVPKRGNGNFVLRPANLLHARDKGGLIKRPIVGVYENVAELDFESMFPGLIVKHNISYETVTHESVAPEPRGLLVDVVEPVLRRRLMLKRLRDQLSGGDRLHAELRQRELKMLLVSCYGYSGNSRNRLGNPLTFEWINRLARETLIRVYEHVESRGYRVVYGDTDSVFVQKSGAKPSEYAELAGELAALTGLPVKLERIYKFIAFPAARSLPGAPLKRYFGVTLEGELVFKGVEAARRDTPPAAKRLQRELVATLFRAESLEGVYANLEAAIRLACEYVAKARRGELEPADLVIERVLRKREYKTTPAHLAAAVLAGRVVEGATVRYVPVNTRHPNPLRRVRPWSPSEKRYDAEYASELLSRAAETVLSALGAKPDWKRHAPLYVQLDYSEMHPS from the coding sequence GTGGCGGGTGCGGCGCGCTTCCTGCTCGAGGTTGAAGTGAGCGGGGACCGCGCTAAGCTCTGGTTCAAGGATTTCGATGGAGGAGTCGAGGTGGAGGGGGCGGAGTTCAAGCCCTACTTCCTGGCCATGATGGATCTGGATTCAAGCCTCGCACAAACACTGCTGGAGGCGGGCTTCGAGCTGGAGCGTGTGAGCAGGAAGCTCTTCCCGAGCGGTGAAGCGGAGCTCACAAGGGTGGAGCATAGCTCCGTGAGAGCGCTCGCTAAGGCCAGGCTTCTCCTGGAGCAGAGCGGCATCACCCTGTACGACGTGGACGTGAGGAGCGAGCAGAAGCTTCTAGCCTCCCGGCGGCTCCTAGCGTTGACACCGCAGCTCGAGGATTGTGAGGCCCGGTTTGAGCCCCTACCCCTAACCGTTCTCTCCCTCAAGGTGCGCGAGAGCACCGCGGGGTTGAAGGTACTGGCGGGGCTCGAAGGGAGGGTTCGGCGATTAAAGGGCGGCGACGCTAGGGTGGCTAAGGGGTTGGCGGAGCTGGTTGAGAGCTTCGATCCCGACGTTATCTCTTCCAACGTCAGCGTGGGAGAGTTAGCCGGGATCGCGTCCCGCCTCCTGCGCGCGTGGGAAGGCTTCAAGCTGGGTAGGGGGAGCCTTATGGGCGGCCGGATCCTTGTCAGTGAAGGCGTGCTGGAACAGGTTGGGCTGGAGGGGTTGGAGGAGCGGTGCTGGTTCTCCGGTCTACCCCCCACGCTGGCCGCCGGTACGAGCTATGGGCTGCTGGTGGAGGCAAGGCAGACCTACCTTCTGCTCAGTAGGGGTTACGCGGTGCCGAAGAGGGGTAACGGGAACTTCGTCCTTCGCCCCGCTAACTTGCTCCACGCGCGGGATAAGGGCGGGTTGATCAAGAGGCCGATCGTCGGCGTCTACGAGAACGTGGCTGAGCTGGACTTCGAATCCATGTTCCCGGGCTTGATTGTCAAGCACAATATCAGCTACGAGACTGTCACCCACGAGAGTGTCGCGCCGGAGCCGAGGGGTCTCCTGGTGGACGTCGTTGAGCCGGTGCTCCGCAGGAGGCTCATGCTCAAGAGGTTGAGGGATCAGCTATCGGGCGGGGATCGGCTGCACGCGGAGCTGCGGCAGAGGGAGTTGAAGATGCTGCTCGTCTCCTGCTACGGCTACAGCGGTAACAGCAGGAACCGTTTGGGCAACCCGCTGACCTTTGAGTGGATCAACAGGTTGGCCAGGGAGACCCTGATCAGAGTCTACGAGCACGTGGAAAGCAGGGGATACCGGGTCGTGTACGGGGACACGGATAGCGTCTTCGTCCAGAAGTCCGGCGCGAAACCGTCCGAGTACGCGGAGCTGGCTGGGGAGCTGGCGGCGCTGACGGGCCTCCCCGTGAAGCTCGAGCGAATCTACAAGTTCATCGCGTTCCCAGCGGCTAGGAGCCTACCGGGCGCGCCTCTAAAGAGGTACTTTGGAGTCACCCTGGAGGGAGAGCTGGTCTTCAAGGGTGTCGAAGCGGCCAGGCGCGACACGCCTCCTGCAGCCAAGAGGCTGCAGAGGGAGCTGGTGGCCACGCTCTTCCGGGCGGAGAGCCTAGAGGGGGTTTACGCGAATCTCGAAGCCGCGATCCGGCTGGCCTGTGAGTACGTGGCGAAGGCTAGGAGGGGCGAGCTTGAGCCGGCCGACCTGGTCATCGAGAGGGTGCTGCGCAAGCGGGAGTATAAGACCACTCCAGCGCACCTGGCCGCAGCCGTGCTAGCCGGGAGGGTGGTAGAGGGGGCTACCGTCCGCTACGTCCCCGTTAACACCCGGCACCCCAACCCGCTCCGGCGCGTAAGACCCTGGAGCCCCAGCGAGAAGCGCTACGATGCAGAGTACGCCTCTGAGCTTCTCTCTAGGGCTGCCGAGACGGTGCTATCCGCGCTCGGAGCTAAGCCGGACTGGAAGCGGCACGCACCCTTATACGTGCAGCTAGACTACTCGGAGATGCACCCCAGTTAG